From a region of the Gossypium raimondii isolate GPD5lz chromosome 10, ASM2569854v1, whole genome shotgun sequence genome:
- the LOC105776419 gene encoding polyadenylate-binding protein RBP45B isoform X1, with protein sequence MMQQPAQAMVPPPMAPPPSMAGAPQTQQQYQYQQPPPAPVPQTQQPYMMMNMMQPPQSHPPPMWPPQQGSAGVPAQQQPAGQPANADEVRTLWIGDLQYYMDENYLLSCFAQTGEVASVKVIRNKQTGQVEGYGFIEFVSRAAAERVLQTYNGTPMPNGESNYRLNWASFSSGDRRDETPEFTIFVGDLAADVTDYMLQETFRAHFPSVKGAKVVIDRITGRTKGYGFVRFGDETEYNRAMTEMNGAFCSTRPMRIGPATNKKTGAAQQYPAASSQGTQNENDPNNTTIFVGNLDSNVTEDHLREVFSPYGQLVHVKIPQNKRCGFVQFADRSCAEEALRILNGTQLGGQSIRLSWGRSTSNKQAQADPNQWNAGYYGYSQGYGYGYGAAPQDPNMYYGGYPGYGNYQQPQQQQQVGYS encoded by the exons ATGATGCAACAACCAGCACAAGCTATGGTACCACCACCAATGGCTCCACCACCTTCTATGGCGGGTGCTCCACAGACCCAACAACAGTACCAATATCAGCAACCACCTCCGGCTCCGGTTCCTCAGACACAACAACCTTACATGATGATGAACATGATGCAGCCGCCTCAGAGTCATCCTCCACCTATGTGGCCCCCACAACAAGGTTCGGCTGGGGTACCGGCTCAACAACAGCCAGCGGGTCAACCGGCTAACGCAGATGAGGTTCGGACTTTGTGGATCGGAGATTTGCAGTATTATATGGATGAGAATTATCTCTTGAGCTGTTTTGCACAAACTGGAGAG GTTGCTTCTGTAAAAGTTATCCGCAACAAGCAAACCGGTCAAGTGGAGGGCTATGGGTTTATTGAGTTTGTTTCAAGAGCTGCTGCTGAGAGAGTTTTACAAACATACAATGGTACACCTATGCCAAATGGTGAGAGCAACTATAGGTTGAACTGGGCATCCTTTAGTTCAGGCGATAGGCGAGATGAGACCCCTGAGTTCACAATCTTTGTTGGAGACTTGGCTGCTGATGTTACAGATTACATGCTTCAAGAGACCTTCAGGGCACACTTTCCTTCGGTGAAGGGTGCAAAGGTTGTGATTGATAGGATCACTGGGCGCACAAAAGGTTATGGGTTTGTCAGGTTTGGCGATGAAACTGAATATAATCGTGCCATGACTGAGATGAATGGTGCTTTTTGTTCAACTAGGCCTATGCGCATAGGGCCGGCTACTAACAAGAAGACTGGTGCTGCACAGCAATATCCAGCAG CTTCATCTCAAGGGACTCAGAACGAGAATGATCCAAATAATACAACT ATATTTGTTGGTAATTTGGATTCTAACGTGACTGAAGACCATTTGAGAGAGGTATTCAGCCCATATGGTCAGTTGGTGCATGTGAAGATTCCACAAAACAAGCGTTGTGGATTTGTTCAATTTGCTGATAG GAGTTGTGCCGAAGAAGCTCTCCGAATATTGAACGGGACTCAGTTGGGTGGACAAAGTATTCGGCTTTCATGGGGTCGTAGCACATCAAACAAGCAG GCCCAAGCAGATCCAAACCAGTGGAACGCTGGATATTATGGATACAGCCAAGGATATGGTTACGGCTATGGCGCTGCCCCACAAGACCCCAACATGTACTATGGAGGGTATCCTGGGTACGGAAATTATCAACAGCCGCAGCAACAGCAACAAGTCGGATATAGCTAA
- the LOC105776419 gene encoding polyadenylate-binding protein RBP45B isoform X2, which produces MMQQPAQAMVPPPMAPPPSMAGAPQTQQQYQYQQPPPAPVPQTQQPYMMMNMMQPPQSHPPPMWPPQQGSAGVPAQQQPAGQPANADEVRTLWIGDLQYYMDENYLLSCFAQTGEVASVKVIRNKQTGQVEGYGFIEFVSRAAAERVLQTYNGTPMPNGESNYRLNWASFSSGDRRDETPEFTIFVGDLAADVTDYMLQETFRAHFPSVKGAKVVIDRITGRTKGYGFVRFGDETEYNRAMTEMNGAFCSTRPMRIGPATNKKTGAAQQYPAASSQGTQNENDPNNTTIFVGNLDSNVTEDHLREVFSPYGQLVHVKIPQNKRCGFVQFADR; this is translated from the exons ATGATGCAACAACCAGCACAAGCTATGGTACCACCACCAATGGCTCCACCACCTTCTATGGCGGGTGCTCCACAGACCCAACAACAGTACCAATATCAGCAACCACCTCCGGCTCCGGTTCCTCAGACACAACAACCTTACATGATGATGAACATGATGCAGCCGCCTCAGAGTCATCCTCCACCTATGTGGCCCCCACAACAAGGTTCGGCTGGGGTACCGGCTCAACAACAGCCAGCGGGTCAACCGGCTAACGCAGATGAGGTTCGGACTTTGTGGATCGGAGATTTGCAGTATTATATGGATGAGAATTATCTCTTGAGCTGTTTTGCACAAACTGGAGAG GTTGCTTCTGTAAAAGTTATCCGCAACAAGCAAACCGGTCAAGTGGAGGGCTATGGGTTTATTGAGTTTGTTTCAAGAGCTGCTGCTGAGAGAGTTTTACAAACATACAATGGTACACCTATGCCAAATGGTGAGAGCAACTATAGGTTGAACTGGGCATCCTTTAGTTCAGGCGATAGGCGAGATGAGACCCCTGAGTTCACAATCTTTGTTGGAGACTTGGCTGCTGATGTTACAGATTACATGCTTCAAGAGACCTTCAGGGCACACTTTCCTTCGGTGAAGGGTGCAAAGGTTGTGATTGATAGGATCACTGGGCGCACAAAAGGTTATGGGTTTGTCAGGTTTGGCGATGAAACTGAATATAATCGTGCCATGACTGAGATGAATGGTGCTTTTTGTTCAACTAGGCCTATGCGCATAGGGCCGGCTACTAACAAGAAGACTGGTGCTGCACAGCAATATCCAGCAG CTTCATCTCAAGGGACTCAGAACGAGAATGATCCAAATAATACAACT ATATTTGTTGGTAATTTGGATTCTAACGTGACTGAAGACCATTTGAGAGAGGTATTCAGCCCATATGGTCAGTTGGTGCATGTGAAGATTCCACAAAACAAGCGTTGTGGATTTGTTCAATTTGCTGATAGGTAA
- the LOC105776419 gene encoding polyadenylate-binding protein RBP45B isoform X3 translates to MMQQPAQAMVPPPMAPPPSMAGAPQTQQQYQYQQPPPAPVPQTQQPYMMMNMMQPPQSHPPPMWPPQQGSAGVPAQQQPAGQPANADEVRTLWIGDLQYYMDENYLLSCFAQTGEVASVKVIRNKQTGQVEGYGFIEFVSRAAAERVLQTYNGTPMPNGESNYRLNWASFSSGDRRDETPEFTIFVGDLAADVTDYMLQETFRAHFPSVKGAKVVIDRITGRTKGYGFVRFGDETEYNRAMTEMNGAFCSTRPMRIGPATNKKTGAAQQYPAGRQEALSSWGLELISAEMVTPLVRALA, encoded by the exons ATGATGCAACAACCAGCACAAGCTATGGTACCACCACCAATGGCTCCACCACCTTCTATGGCGGGTGCTCCACAGACCCAACAACAGTACCAATATCAGCAACCACCTCCGGCTCCGGTTCCTCAGACACAACAACCTTACATGATGATGAACATGATGCAGCCGCCTCAGAGTCATCCTCCACCTATGTGGCCCCCACAACAAGGTTCGGCTGGGGTACCGGCTCAACAACAGCCAGCGGGTCAACCGGCTAACGCAGATGAGGTTCGGACTTTGTGGATCGGAGATTTGCAGTATTATATGGATGAGAATTATCTCTTGAGCTGTTTTGCACAAACTGGAGAG GTTGCTTCTGTAAAAGTTATCCGCAACAAGCAAACCGGTCAAGTGGAGGGCTATGGGTTTATTGAGTTTGTTTCAAGAGCTGCTGCTGAGAGAGTTTTACAAACATACAATGGTACACCTATGCCAAATGGTGAGAGCAACTATAGGTTGAACTGGGCATCCTTTAGTTCAGGCGATAGGCGAGATGAGACCCCTGAGTTCACAATCTTTGTTGGAGACTTGGCTGCTGATGTTACAGATTACATGCTTCAAGAGACCTTCAGGGCACACTTTCCTTCGGTGAAGGGTGCAAAGGTTGTGATTGATAGGATCACTGGGCGCACAAAAGGTTATGGGTTTGTCAGGTTTGGCGATGAAACTGAATATAATCGTGCCATGACTGAGATGAATGGTGCTTTTTGTTCAACTAGGCCTATGCGCATAGGGCCGGCTACTAACAAGAAGACTGGTGCTGCACAGCAATATCCAGCAG GGCGCCAGGAGGCTCTATCATCTTGGGGCCTGGAACTGATTTCAGCTGAAATGGTTACCCCCTTAGTCCGTGCCCTCGCTTAG
- the LOC105776419 gene encoding polyadenylate-binding protein RBP45B isoform X4, whose amino-acid sequence MMQQPAQAMVPPPMAPPPSMAGAPQTQQQYQYQQPPPAPVPQTQQPYMMMNMMQPPQSHPPPMWPPQQGSAGVPAQQQPAGQPANADEVRTLWIGDLQYYMDENYLLSCFAQTGEVASVKVIRNKQTGQVEGYGFIEFVSRAAAERVLQTYNGTPMPNGESNYRLNWASFSSGDRRDETPEFTIFVGDLAADVTDYMLQETFRAHFPSVKGAKVVIDRITGRTKGYGFVRFGDETEYNRAMTEMNGAFCSTRPMRIGPATNKKTGAAQQYPAEQGARRLYHLGAWN is encoded by the exons ATGATGCAACAACCAGCACAAGCTATGGTACCACCACCAATGGCTCCACCACCTTCTATGGCGGGTGCTCCACAGACCCAACAACAGTACCAATATCAGCAACCACCTCCGGCTCCGGTTCCTCAGACACAACAACCTTACATGATGATGAACATGATGCAGCCGCCTCAGAGTCATCCTCCACCTATGTGGCCCCCACAACAAGGTTCGGCTGGGGTACCGGCTCAACAACAGCCAGCGGGTCAACCGGCTAACGCAGATGAGGTTCGGACTTTGTGGATCGGAGATTTGCAGTATTATATGGATGAGAATTATCTCTTGAGCTGTTTTGCACAAACTGGAGAG GTTGCTTCTGTAAAAGTTATCCGCAACAAGCAAACCGGTCAAGTGGAGGGCTATGGGTTTATTGAGTTTGTTTCAAGAGCTGCTGCTGAGAGAGTTTTACAAACATACAATGGTACACCTATGCCAAATGGTGAGAGCAACTATAGGTTGAACTGGGCATCCTTTAGTTCAGGCGATAGGCGAGATGAGACCCCTGAGTTCACAATCTTTGTTGGAGACTTGGCTGCTGATGTTACAGATTACATGCTTCAAGAGACCTTCAGGGCACACTTTCCTTCGGTGAAGGGTGCAAAGGTTGTGATTGATAGGATCACTGGGCGCACAAAAGGTTATGGGTTTGTCAGGTTTGGCGATGAAACTGAATATAATCGTGCCATGACTGAGATGAATGGTGCTTTTTGTTCAACTAGGCCTATGCGCATAGGGCCGGCTACTAACAAGAAGACTGGTGCTGCACAGCAATATCCAGCAG AGCAGGGCGCCAGGAGGCTCTATCATCTTGGGGCCTGGAACTGA